A single genomic interval of Primulina huaijiensis isolate GDHJ02 chromosome 7, ASM1229523v2, whole genome shotgun sequence harbors:
- the LOC140980141 gene encoding ER membrane protein complex subunit 7 homolog: MAAHPSSIFLSLLLLFLPFVLGISDKNGEGFSINGKVRFPGFSATGFGLPAKLSNVRVILNGGEKVTFLRPDGYFSFHNVPAGTHLIEVAAIGYFFSPVRVDVSARNPGKVQAALTETRRALTELVLEPLQEEQYYEIREPFSVMSIFKSPMGLMVGFMVIVMFVMPKLVDPEELKRAQEEMGNQGVPSLANLLTGAQQRNN; encoded by the exons ATGGCAGCGCATCCCTCGTCGATCTTTCTGTCGCTACTCTTGCTCTTTCTGCCCTTTGTACTCGGGATCTCTGATAA GAATGGCGAGGGATTCAGCATTAATGGTAAAGTTAGATTTCCAG gaTTTAGTGCCACAGGATTTGGTCTCCCAGCAAAACTTTCAAATGTCAGAGTCATACTCAATGGTGGCGAGAAAGTTACTTTTTTGAGGCCAGATGGATATTTTTCATT CCATAATGTGCCAGCAGGGACTCATCTTATTGAAGTGGCTGCAATAGGCTATTTCTTCTCTCCC GTCAGAGTTGATGTGAGTGCTAGGAATCCTGGTAAGGTCCAGGCAGCTTTGACGGAAACCAGAAGAGCATTGACCGAACTTGTTTTGGAGCCTTTGCAAGAGGAACAATATTATGAG ATAAGAGAACCATTTTCTGTTATGTCCATATTTAAAAGCCCCATGGGATTGATGGTTGGATTTATGGTGATTGTGATGTTTGTGATGCCCAAACTTGTTG ATCCTGAAGAACTTAAACGAGCCCAAGAAGAAATGGGAAACCAGGGTGTTCCCTCTCTTGCAAACCTTTTGACCGGAGCCCAGCAAAGGAACAATTAG